The genomic stretch GGCTAAATTGATCATTTATGGAAACAACAAAGAACAGTATGCCAAGGTTTATGACTATGCTGATGCTTTAAGGAAGTATAACCCTGGTAGTACAGCTTCTGTTCAGTGTGAGGGCATTGAAAGGCCTCCAGTTGTTTTCAAGAGGTTGTATGTTTGCCTCAATGCTTGTAAGGAGGGCTTCATCAATGGTTGTAGGCCACTATTGGGTGTTGATGGGTGCCATTTGAAGGGAGCATATCCAGGGATGTGTCTTGTTGCAGTTGGCCAAGATGGGAACCATAACCTCTATCCTATAGCATGGGCAGTAGTAGAGGTTGAAAACAAGGACTCTTGGTGTTGGTTTTCGGAGTTGTTATCACTGATTTAGGCAAGGTGGAAGGGGAAGGTCGACATTTATGTCGACAGGCGAAAGGACTACTTGATGCACTAAATAGAGTGGTGCCAAAAGCTGAGGTTAGGTATTGTGTGAGACACATGTGGTCCAACTTCAAGCTTACTTGGTCTGGTGAAGTTTACAAAGATACTTTCTGGTCAGCAGCAAGAGCAACTACTGAGGTAAGATCTTTCATTTTCTGGAATTATATAAGATCTGAAACTCTATCTGTTCAATTTATATAAGAGTTTTGTTTTCCTAATTTTCTATTTATATGTAGGCTGAATTTAAAGCTCAAATGAAAGGAATGGAGATGTTATCCAAAGAAGCTCATCAATGGTTGAATAAAATCCCACCTAGTGCATGGTCAAGACATGCATTTTCCACTCAAAGTAAGTCAAACATGCTCCTCAACAACTTGTGTGAGTCCTTTAATAATGTTTTGAGAGAGGTAAGGGACAAGCCTATCCTCACCCACATGGAGTGGATGAGGAGATATGTTATGAAGAGAAACTTTGAGAAAAGGGAAGGAGTTGGGAAATATAAAGCCAAGTTCATGCCTTATGCTGAAAAGTACACTAAGAAAGTTACTGAAGAGTCTAGGTTTTGTTTGGTTGAACGTGCAACAACAGAGTTGTTTGAGGTGGAATATAGGGGAGAGTTTCACAGTGTTAATTTACACACAAGAACATGCACTTGTCGTCATTGGGACCTCACTGGACTCCCTTGTATTCATGCTGTTGCTTCTATACTGAAGCAAAGACAAGTTGTGCGTGATTATATTGATGAAGCCTACTCTAAAGCCAAGTATGAGTCAGCATATGCACCTGTTGTTTTACCTATGCCTGGGTCTAAACAATGGGAGAAGAGTGGCTTACCTGAACCTCTTCCACCCCATGAGAGGAAGATGCCTGGCAGGCCTTCAAAGAAGAGAAGGAGGAAAGAAGTTGGTGAAGCACAAACAGAAAAAGTAAAGAGGCAGAAGAGGTCAAACAAATGCAGCAACTGTGGTGGGTTAGGACACTATAAAAGGACCTGCAAGAATCCAGCAGCAGAGGCTAGAGCTCCTAAAAATGCAGGTGGCAGACCATTGGTGAATACAGAATGGGCAAAAGAAAGAAGAGACAAGGTTGCAACAAGAAAGGCAATAAAGGAAGCATACAAAGCTGCTCATCCTTCTCAATTTGCAAGTCAAGTTAATTCGTCTCAGGCAGCCACACAAGGAAGCTCAGTAGCTGAGCCAAGCTGGGTTAGGGAAAATTGTTGAAGGATTAGTTTAGAAATCTGTAATTGAATTTCAAGTTatgtgttttgtttgttgtttctGAAAGTCTGTTTCCTTAAACTTCTGATTTTGGACAAGTTAGCCTGATTTTGGCCAAGTATTGGATGTAACATTGAACAAGTATTTGGAATGCAATGTGAAAGCTTATTTTGGAACAAATCAGTCGTCTTTTGTTATATTTCTCAAGATTAATAGCCAATTTCACTACAAGTACATTTATCAACTTACCTAAATGGCTAAACCATCAATACATATGGAAATTGACGAGTACAAGCAACAATTTTAACCTACAACAATTTCCATACAAGCAACAACAATATTATTTGTGACAATAATGACTTTGCAAATGCCATGTCTTCCATTTCTACCATTCTTCTCATCCATCTTCTTCACTTCTGATTTAAGGTTGTCCAACTCCATCTTCATCATTATCCTCTCTTCCTTAAGTGACTGAACCTCACAATTTAACATACGCACCTCACTTTTCAAGCGGTTTTTTTGAAACAAGATTTCATTCGCAACATCCCTTTGCCAGTTAGTGGGATTAAGATCAATCCACTGAAAAAACTTGCAACCACGCACCTTACTGACTGGGTTGTATGTAGCACAAGCTTGAAACCTCCTACCTGGGTTATTAGTCGTCCATGAAGTGGCAATAGCAGCTGGGTTGCCACAGTAGCATGTTCGTCTACCTCCAATACTACATCCTGAGCTACAAGGGGAAGAACTATTCTCAGACCAATTTGAAGACATTTTACCCAAatttgatgaaccctaattaacTTGAATTTGGGGAAATATGATTTACAAGGTATAAAATTGAAAATAGGGGAGAAATTTCGAATATAATAGAAATAGGGTAGAATAAAATAAAGGAAATTTAAATAGGgtagaattaaattgaaatgattTGGTAATATTGATGAAGAAATTgcaattgaaaatttgaagagaTGATGAAGGAGTGAAAATAGAAGGAGGAGTATAATAGAAGAAGGAGATGAACCAGGGATTATAAAGAAGGAGGGTAAGGGCAATTTGGTCATAAAACATGAACTTAAGTGACGAAAATCCAATTTGATATCAATTGTCCACCGGAGTAaaaattttggatgtaatttctCGTCAGAAGTAAACTTTTGGCTGTAATttgcaaaaaaaattatataaggctgtaattttcaaaatgaggtatataaaaggctgtaatcaacaattaactcaaaaaaaaattatcattgAGTTTTCTAGCCCACCGTACATTTGGATCCTGGATCCGCCCCTGAACATACCCAATTAACAAAAGACCAATTCATTTGTTTCTACAAATGATAATCATACATAAgactaatacggagtattacaactaAAACATACCCAATTAACAAGCAAGAACACATTTAACTTAGCAAAAGAAAAACTAACAGCCAAgcaattaaaataataaactaataTTACATTTTATACATAACTGATAAATTGTGAAACATAGAATGGATGAAGAAGAAGACTTAAAGCCGTGTATTTGATTGATTAATAAACGATTACAATGCAACGCTTAAATAAAAAAGTTACAACAACCTAGTCAAAGATTACCTTTGATCCTATCCTACAAGTTAGGAAACCAAAAGAGATATAcataacaacaatatcaataatatACAATGGATCAAATATTAACCAATATTCCGAAATAATCTGAATATATTGGTTAATACTAGTTTGAATgctcgtgcgttgcaacggggtaattaacttatttataatgcaaaaaaaaaaaagttataagcgtttaatgtttacattatatgtctaatgatttgtttacatattattaaaatatctctttaaaaaaaaaagattaatatatacgtgggttaactcttatttataattatataatcaccctaccttatattaatctttcgatgtgggacaattctactatttataagtaatatattcacaaaaattggattttttttctgatgtgggacaattctaatatttatacgtaacatatatttatcaaacctgcattatttttcaatgtgggacaaataacatacttagaattacaccatcttttttgcacttagttcgacatccaaccagatctcgaataccgaatacagacaattgctactcattatatctaatatttatatttaaatttaataatatgatcaagtactctccattaatatttgtacgttgtttttcttcaaaaaaaaaattaaaataattgagatacggaaatttcccgtagTACCCCTTAgttttgttagattttcc from Silene latifolia isolate original U9 population chromosome 2, ASM4854445v1, whole genome shotgun sequence encodes the following:
- the LOC141634276 gene encoding uncharacterized protein LOC141634276, encoding MDWKLKKFKDHVLKDLGVEVSYDKCWWARCRAKLIIYGNNKEQYAKVYDYADALRKYNPGSTASVQCEGIERPPVVFKRLYVCLNACKEGFINGCRPLLGVDGCHLKGAYPGMCLVAVGQDGNHNLYPIAWAVVEVENKDSWCWFSELLSLI